A genomic window from Osmerus eperlanus chromosome 5, fOsmEpe2.1, whole genome shotgun sequence includes:
- the caprin1b gene encoding caprin-1b isoform X2 yields the protein MPSAMNGNRTMQSASPEVGSAPGSMGQITLGGQTSGAQTEAMKQVLGVIEKKVRNMEKKKGKLDDYQAKKNKGERLNQDQLEALSKFQEVTNNLEFARELQKSFLTLGQDIQKAVKKAARREQLQRGEAEQRRLKSVLELQFLLDRLGEASVRQELRQGSGGASILADTELAALDEFYKLVGPERDQNTRLTDQYEGASLHLWELLEGKDRTVAGTTYKALKESLDRVVLSGYFNRSQSHQNGVCTEEDPEVEVEVEEVEEEEVEEEEAEEQFAHPEAEVVEDYTEPIEVEATEFVNRQFIPDGTYSGSEQDQGDEWTIEAEVAGAMQTVQLAPPHAELETHPLSAATPSPPADPVVRKQAVQDLMAQMQGPYDFMQDSMLEFDGQPIDPAIVSAQPMKPGQNMDLAQMVCSPVHPDSRLSQPNPVTVQPEPTQVPMVSPTPEAYSTPPPMFQPSHTPDPRPPTDSINPIQASLSSDQPPPSSTFPPTSQTQIFQPVCKSPHTSGINVNAAPFQSMQTVFNLNAPVPPANETEALNQASQYQNNYSQGFSSQSQLSAEQTEMQSEPLQSGAFHSQDQSLPSSGHQQASQQGPGFGRQPQAFYNSRGMSRGGPRNARGMVNGYRGSSNGFRGGYDGYRPPFANTPNSGYGQAQFSTPRDYSNSNYQRDGYQPNYKRGSGQGPRGVPRGNAQAVRS from the exons ATGCCCTCAGCAATGAATGGCAACAGGACAATGCAGTCCGCCAGCCCGGAAGTTGGATCTGCACCTGGATCGATGGGTCAGATTACCCTTGGGGGGCAGACATCTGGGGCTCAGACCGAAGCCATGAAGCAGGTGCTGGGTGTGATTGAAAAAAAGGTTCgcaacatggagaagaaaaag GGCAAACTGGATGATTATCAGGCCAAGAAGAATAAAGGGGAGCGTCTCAATCAGGACCAGCTG GAGGCCCTGTCTAAATTCCAGGAAGTGACCAATAACTTGGAATTTGCCAGAGAGTTGCAGAAGAGCTTCCTTACTCTGGGACAAGAT ATCCAGAAAGCCGTGAAGAAGGCCGCCCGGAGGGAGCAGctgcagagaggggaggctgagcAGAGGAGGTTGAAGAGTGTCCTGGAGCTGCAGTTCCTGCTGGACCGTCTGGGAGAGGCGTCTGTGAGGCAGGAGCTGAGGCAGGGCAGCGGAGGGGCTTCAATCCTCGCAGACACCGAACTCGCTGCCCTCGATGAGTTCTACAAACTCGTTGGGCCAGAACGCGACCAAAACACCAG GTTGACTGACCAGTACGAAGGGGCTTCTCTACACCTTTGGGAGCTGTTGGAGGGAAAGGACAGGACTGTGGCAGGAACAACAT ACAAAGCTCTGAAAGAGAGCTTGGACAGAGTGGTGCTAAGTGGGTACTTTAACCGATCCCAGTCCCACCAGAACGGGGTGTGCACCGAGGAGGAtccggaggtggaggtggaggtggaggaggtggaggaggaggaggtggaggaggaggaggccgaggAGCAGTTCGCCCATCCAG AGGCGGAAGTGGTAGAGGACTACACGGAGCCCATCGAGGTGGAAGCGACGGAG TTTGTAAACAGACAGTTCATTCCAGACGGCACATACAGCGGCAGCGAGCAGGATCAGGGAGATGAGTGGACCATAGAAGCAGAG GTGGCAGGTGCGATGCAGACCGTACAGTTAGCCCCTCCCCACGCGGAGCTGGAAACCCACCCGCTGTCTGCCGCCACCCCATCCCCCCCGGCGGACCCAGTTGTCAGGAAGCAGGCGGTTCAAGACCTGATGGCACAGATGCAGGGACCCTACGACTTCATGCAG GATTCCATGCTCGAGTTTGACGGACAGCCCATCGACCCAGCCATCGTGTCAGCTCAGCCGATGAAGCCGGGCCAGAACATGGACCTGGCTCAGATGGTGTGCTCCCCTG TACACCCTGACTCGCGTCTGTCCCAACCCAACCCCGTTACTGTACAGCCTGAACCCACGCAA gTCCCCATGGTCTCCCCCACGCCTGAGGCctactccaccccaccccccatgttCCAGCCCTCACACACGCCAGACCCTCGGCCACCCACAGACTCCATCAACCCCatccag GCCTCCCTGTCGTCAGatcagccccctccctcctccacgttcccccccacctctcagaCACAGATCTTCCAGCCTGTCTGCAAGTCCCCCCACACAAGCGGCATCAACGTCAATGCAGCGCCATTCCAGTCCATGCAGACA GTGTTCAACCTCAACGCCCCCGTCCCACCAGCGAATGAGACAGAAGCATTGAACCAGGCCAGCCAATACCAGAACAACTACAGCCAGGGCTtcagcagccaatcacagctatCTGCAGAGCAGACTGAGATGCAGTCGGAACCACTGCAGTCTG GTGCCTTCCACTCGCAGGACCAGTCCCTGCCCAGCTCTGGACACCAGCAGGCCTCCCAGCAGGGCCCAGGTTTTGGCCGGCAGCCACAGGCCTTCTACAACAGCAGGGGCATGTCCCGCGGTGGGCCCCGCAACGCCCGGGGCATGGTCAACGGCTACAGGGGATCATCCAACGGCTTCAGAG GTGGATATGATGGTTACCGCCCTCCTTTTGCGAACACTCCAAACTCTGGATATGGACAAGCCCAGTTCAGCACACCTCGGGACTATTCCAACAGTAACTACCAGCGG GATGGTTATCAACCGAACTACAAGCGAGGATCGGGCCAGGGACCCCGAGGAGTACCCAGAGGAAACGCCCAGGCCGTGCGATCCTGA
- the caprin1b gene encoding caprin-1b isoform X1, giving the protein MPSAMNGNRTMQSASPEVGSAPGSMGQITLGGQTSGAQTEAMKQVLGVIEKKVRNMEKKKGKLDDYQAKKNKGERLNQDQLEALSKFQEVTNNLEFARELQKSFLTLGQDIQKAVKKAARREQLQRGEAEQRRLKSVLELQFLLDRLGEASVRQELRQGSGGASILADTELAALDEFYKLVGPERDQNTRLTDQYEGASLHLWELLEGKDRTVAGTTYKALKESLDRVVLSGYFNRSQSHQNGVCTEEDPEVEVEVEEVEEEEVEEEEAEEQFAHPEAEVVEDYTEPIEVEATEFVNRQFIPDGTYSGSEQDQGDEWTIEAEVAGAMQTVQLAPPHAELETHPLSAATPSPPADPVVRKQAVQDLMAQMQGPYDFMQDSMLEFDGQPIDPAIVSAQPMKPGQNMDLAQMVCSPVHPDSRLSQPNPVTVQPEPTQVPMVSPTPEAYSTPPPMFQPSHTPDPRPPTDSINPIQASLSSDQPPPSSTFPPTSQTQIFQPVCKSPHTSGINVNAAPFQSMQTVFNLNAPVPPANETEALNQASQYQNNYSQGFSSQSQLSAEQTEMQSEPLQSVGAFHSQDQSLPSSGHQQASQQGPGFGRQPQAFYNSRGMSRGGPRNARGMVNGYRGSSNGFRGGYDGYRPPFANTPNSGYGQAQFSTPRDYSNSNYQRDGYQPNYKRGSGQGPRGVPRGNAQAVRS; this is encoded by the exons ATGCCCTCAGCAATGAATGGCAACAGGACAATGCAGTCCGCCAGCCCGGAAGTTGGATCTGCACCTGGATCGATGGGTCAGATTACCCTTGGGGGGCAGACATCTGGGGCTCAGACCGAAGCCATGAAGCAGGTGCTGGGTGTGATTGAAAAAAAGGTTCgcaacatggagaagaaaaag GGCAAACTGGATGATTATCAGGCCAAGAAGAATAAAGGGGAGCGTCTCAATCAGGACCAGCTG GAGGCCCTGTCTAAATTCCAGGAAGTGACCAATAACTTGGAATTTGCCAGAGAGTTGCAGAAGAGCTTCCTTACTCTGGGACAAGAT ATCCAGAAAGCCGTGAAGAAGGCCGCCCGGAGGGAGCAGctgcagagaggggaggctgagcAGAGGAGGTTGAAGAGTGTCCTGGAGCTGCAGTTCCTGCTGGACCGTCTGGGAGAGGCGTCTGTGAGGCAGGAGCTGAGGCAGGGCAGCGGAGGGGCTTCAATCCTCGCAGACACCGAACTCGCTGCCCTCGATGAGTTCTACAAACTCGTTGGGCCAGAACGCGACCAAAACACCAG GTTGACTGACCAGTACGAAGGGGCTTCTCTACACCTTTGGGAGCTGTTGGAGGGAAAGGACAGGACTGTGGCAGGAACAACAT ACAAAGCTCTGAAAGAGAGCTTGGACAGAGTGGTGCTAAGTGGGTACTTTAACCGATCCCAGTCCCACCAGAACGGGGTGTGCACCGAGGAGGAtccggaggtggaggtggaggtggaggaggtggaggaggaggaggtggaggaggaggaggccgaggAGCAGTTCGCCCATCCAG AGGCGGAAGTGGTAGAGGACTACACGGAGCCCATCGAGGTGGAAGCGACGGAG TTTGTAAACAGACAGTTCATTCCAGACGGCACATACAGCGGCAGCGAGCAGGATCAGGGAGATGAGTGGACCATAGAAGCAGAG GTGGCAGGTGCGATGCAGACCGTACAGTTAGCCCCTCCCCACGCGGAGCTGGAAACCCACCCGCTGTCTGCCGCCACCCCATCCCCCCCGGCGGACCCAGTTGTCAGGAAGCAGGCGGTTCAAGACCTGATGGCACAGATGCAGGGACCCTACGACTTCATGCAG GATTCCATGCTCGAGTTTGACGGACAGCCCATCGACCCAGCCATCGTGTCAGCTCAGCCGATGAAGCCGGGCCAGAACATGGACCTGGCTCAGATGGTGTGCTCCCCTG TACACCCTGACTCGCGTCTGTCCCAACCCAACCCCGTTACTGTACAGCCTGAACCCACGCAA gTCCCCATGGTCTCCCCCACGCCTGAGGCctactccaccccaccccccatgttCCAGCCCTCACACACGCCAGACCCTCGGCCACCCACAGACTCCATCAACCCCatccag GCCTCCCTGTCGTCAGatcagccccctccctcctccacgttcccccccacctctcagaCACAGATCTTCCAGCCTGTCTGCAAGTCCCCCCACACAAGCGGCATCAACGTCAATGCAGCGCCATTCCAGTCCATGCAGACA GTGTTCAACCTCAACGCCCCCGTCCCACCAGCGAATGAGACAGAAGCATTGAACCAGGCCAGCCAATACCAGAACAACTACAGCCAGGGCTtcagcagccaatcacagctatCTGCAGAGCAGACTGAGATGCAGTCGGAACCACTGCAGTCTG TAGGTGCCTTCCACTCGCAGGACCAGTCCCTGCCCAGCTCTGGACACCAGCAGGCCTCCCAGCAGGGCCCAGGTTTTGGCCGGCAGCCACAGGCCTTCTACAACAGCAGGGGCATGTCCCGCGGTGGGCCCCGCAACGCCCGGGGCATGGTCAACGGCTACAGGGGATCATCCAACGGCTTCAGAG GTGGATATGATGGTTACCGCCCTCCTTTTGCGAACACTCCAAACTCTGGATATGGACAAGCCCAGTTCAGCACACCTCGGGACTATTCCAACAGTAACTACCAGCGG GATGGTTATCAACCGAACTACAAGCGAGGATCGGGCCAGGGACCCCGAGGAGTACCCAGAGGAAACGCCCAGGCCGTGCGATCCTGA
- the lmo2 gene encoding rhombotin-2 — MSSAIERKTLEANEEPVDEVLQIPPALLMCGGCQQSIGDRFFLKAIEQYWHEDCLSCDLCGCRLGEVGRRLYYKLGRKLCRRDYLRLFGQDGLCASCEKRIRAFEMTMRVRDKVYHLECFKCAACQKHFCVGDRYLLINSDIVCEQDIFEWTKLNSNMV; from the exons ATGTCTTCCGCTATTGAGAGAAAGACGCTCGAGGCCAATGA GGAGCCAGTTGATGAGGTCCTCCAGATTCCCCCAGCCCTGCTGATGTGTGGTGGCTGCCAGCAGAGCATTGGGGACCGTTTTTTCCTGAAGGCCATCGAGCAGTACTGGCACGAAGACTGTCTGAGCTGTGACCTGTGTGGTTGCAGGCTTGGCGAGGTCGGCCGCAGGCTTTACTACAAACTGGGACGCAAGCTGTGTCGTAGAGACTACCTTAG gcTGTTTGGGCAGGACGGGCTGTGTGCGTCCTGTGAGAAGCGGATCCGGGCGTTTGAGATGACGATGCGTGTGAGAGACAAGGTCTACCACCTGGAGTGCTTCAAATGTGCAGCCTGCCAGAAGCACTTTTGTGTAGGTGACCGCTACCTGCTCATCAACTCGGACATTGTCTGTGAGCAGGACATTTTTGAGTGGACCAAACTCAACAGCAACATGGTCTGA